Part of the Aciduliprofundum boonei T469 genome is shown below.
GATAAAGAAGGCATGTGAGAGTATTGAGAGAAATCACGGGCATTGCTACTATGCTAAAACTAAGGAAGAGGCGTTGCAGATATTCAAAGATCTTGTTGGCAGTGGAAAATTAATAGTTAAGAGCAAGAGTCTTACCAGCGAGGAGATTCATCTTCGCGAATTCTTAGAGGAGTTGGGAAACGAAGTTTATGAAACTGATTTAGGTGAGTTCATTGTTCAGCTTATGGGCACTAGACCCACTCATATCCTTGCACCTGCTATAAATGTTCCTAGGGAGGATGTAGCTAAAGTGCTTAGTAAGTTTATGAAGGAGAAGGGTATAATAGAAGAAGATTTAGATGAGCAGGATATACCAAAAATGGTTGAAACTGTGCGTAAGTTTCTGAGAGATAAGTATTTCAAGGCAGATATTGGAATTAATGGGGCGAATGCCCTAGCTGCAGATACTGGCACGATGTTTATCATTGAAAATGAGGGTAATGCTCGTCTTAGCATAGGTGCTCCTCCCGTTCAAATAGCTATAGTGGGTGTCGAGAAAATCGTGCCCACCATAGAGGATGCGTTTAAAGTTACGGAAGTTACATGGAGGTATGCCAATTACACAGTACCTGCCTATGTAAACTTAATATCTGGCCCTAGTAAAACAGGAGATATTGAGAAGGTCATAACTTACGGGGCTCATGGACCTAAAGAGTTGCATGTAATTTTGCTAGATAATGGTCGCACGAAGATGCACGAATCTGGATACAATGAAGCATTGTACTGCTTGCGCTGTGGTACCTGCCTCTATGAGTGTCCAATTTATGCCGTAACCGCGGGATTCTTTGGACAGCAGTACATGGGTGGCATAGGAGCGATATGGGATGCCTTCACAACCGTGGGCTTGGAAAAAGCAAGTCCAATTGCCTATACTTGTGTGCGCTGCGGAAAGTGCAAGGTAATGTGTCCTCTCAATATTGATATTCCAGATATGATTGCAAAGCTTCGTAACGATGCTCGCAAGCAGGGTTATGTGCCAAAGGTTGTTAGGGATTTTGCTAAGGATATTGAAGAGTTTGTAAAGGAGCAAAAGTGAGGCGGAAAGTATAAGGTTGATTAAAACATGCGAGTATCGGTGATAAAATGGGCAACGATATTGGAGAAAAGGCAAAAAAAATGCACGAGTTCTACCGAGGCAAGATTCAAACTTTACCTAAAGTCCCTATCAAGGGCAGGGACGATTTAAGCATTTGGTACACTCCGGGAGTTGCTGAGCCCTGCAAAGAAATAAAAGAAGATCCCGAAAAGGTTTATACTTATACAAATAAGGGAAACACTGTTGCAGTTATAAGCGATGCAACACGCATACTTGGACTTGGGGATATAGGACCCCTTGCTGGATTGCCTGTTATGGAAGGTAAATCTCTACTGTTCAAGCATTTTGGAGGCGTGGATGCTGTACCAATTATGATCGATTCTAAAAATCCAGATAAGTTCATAGAGGTTGTGAAATTAATTGCTCCCACTTTTGGCGGCATAAACCTTGAGGATATATCTTCCCCAAAATGCTTCTATATTCTTGATAGATTACGTAAGGAACTAGATATCCCTGTTTGGCACGATGATCAGCAGGGTACTGCCACGGTGGTACTTGCAGCAGTTTTAAATGCTCTTAAGATAGTAGGTAAGAAGTTGGAAGATGTGGTTATTGCATCTTTTGGAGCGGGTGCTGCAGGTTTTGCAGTATTAAAGCTATTAGTTGAGGCTGGTGCAGATCCCGGGAATATAAGAGTTGTGGAAATGGTAAATCGTGAGCCCACAGTGCTTCACCAGCATATGGATTTAGCTAGGCTCTTTCCA
Proteins encoded:
- a CDS encoding NADP-dependent malic enzyme; this translates as MGNDIGEKAKKMHEFYRGKIQTLPKVPIKGRDDLSIWYTPGVAEPCKEIKEDPEKVYTYTNKGNTVAVISDATRILGLGDIGPLAGLPVMEGKSLLFKHFGGVDAVPIMIDSKNPDKFIEVVKLIAPTFGGINLEDISSPKCFYILDRLRKELDIPVWHDDQQGTATVVLAAVLNALKIVGKKLEDVVIASFGAGAAGFAVLKLLVEAGADPGNIRVVEMVNREPTVLHQHMDLARLFPYRGCLLRKTNRDNVMGGPDEALKDADIMISFTRPGPGVIKKEWIAKMNDDAIVFPLANPVPEIWPDEAKEAGARIVGTGRSDFPNQINNSLGFPGIFRGALDVRATTITDGMAVAAAHELAKVGEEEGLSEDKILPSMDDWDVFAREAATVAVAALEEGVGRKYTTWDEEYEYARGLIEKSRNSLKVLMDKKLI
- a CDS encoding LUD domain-containing protein, giving the protein MIDDVVKEYTERIIEYGAKSEKVRIALSRAIKAFENNRRNALGMFPQSIDTAKEVRKIKEYSIEHMDELIKKACESIERNHGHCYYAKTKEEALQIFKDLVGSGKLIVKSKSLTSEEIHLREFLEELGNEVYETDLGEFIVQLMGTRPTHILAPAINVPREDVAKVLSKFMKEKGIIEEDLDEQDIPKMVETVRKFLRDKYFKADIGINGANALAADTGTMFIIENEGNARLSIGAPPVQIAIVGVEKIVPTIEDAFKVTEVTWRYANYTVPAYVNLISGPSKTGDIEKVITYGAHGPKELHVILLDNGRTKMHESGYNEALYCLRCGTCLYECPIYAVTAGFFGQQYMGGIGAIWDAFTTVGLEKASPIAYTCVRCGKCKVMCPLNIDIPDMIAKLRNDARKQGYVPKVVRDFAKDIEEFVKEQK